The Sphingomonas sp. So64.6b genome includes a region encoding these proteins:
- a CDS encoding FeoA family protein, which yields MDAVTTIAVPISLESLPRGQRATVAGIDWQGLSIPEARRLRELGFDEGVGIEVLHRSPLGQGPMACRIGRMTVALRRAVAGTIHVAPIAG from the coding sequence ATGGACGCCGTCACCACCATCGCTGTTCCCATCAGTCTCGAGTCGCTGCCGCGCGGTCAGCGTGCGACGGTTGCGGGAATCGACTGGCAAGGTCTGAGCATTCCGGAGGCGCGGCGCTTACGCGAGCTCGGTTTCGACGAGGGTGTCGGGATCGAGGTGCTGCACCGTTCGCCGCTCGGTCAGGGGCCGATGGCGTGCCGGATCGGCCGGATGACGGTAGCGCTTCGCCGCGCCGTGGCCGGTACGATCCATGTTGCCCCCATCGCCGGATAA